The following are encoded together in the Lactuca sativa cultivar Salinas chromosome 1, Lsat_Salinas_v11, whole genome shotgun sequence genome:
- the LOC111893044 gene encoding heavy metal-associated isoprenylated plant protein 6, giving the protein MGMLSFKKNDKKKDAGKTKPVDEGGAKKSDAGSTTVVLKLDLHCDGCAKKVTKSIRHFEGVESVNVDIDGDKLTVTGKVDPTSVKERLEHKTKKKVEIISPQPKKDEKKGDDKSPEKKSDEKKTDAKKPKEIQSSMVMLKIPLHCDGCAHKIKRTISKIKGVESVIPDASKDLIMVKGTMDVKELAPYLKEKLKRDVDIILPKKDEKGDDKKNDKKEKDEGGDKKIKEKSLGGGEKKKEGKAVGGDGGGKDGSRGLEVVNKLEYHGQNPYTYTIPTYNQSYYNQDYGVSTSYNHGLINEGYVNHGYSNEGYVNHGYATQYLNGPAPPPSMYLHDSRVPDTGMFSDENPNACSVM; this is encoded by the exons ATGGGCATGCTTAGTTTTAAGAAGAATGATAAGAAAAAGGATGCCGGGAAGACGAAGCCGGTTGATGAAGGCGGCGCAAAGAAGTCCGACGCCGGTTCCACCACCGTCGTCTTAAAACTCGATTTGCATTGCGACGGCTGCGCTAAGAAAGTCACAAAATCCATCCGTCATTTTGAAG GTGTTGAATCTGTGAATGTCGATATTGACGGCGACAAATTGACTGTAACCGGGAAAGTGGACCCTACGAGCGTTAAGGAGCGATTGGAACATAAGACGAAGAAGAAGGTGGAGATTATTTCTCCTCAGCCGAAAAAGGACGAGAAGAAGGGTGATGATAAGTCGCCGGAGAAAAAATCCGATGAGAAGAAGACAGATGCTAAAAAACCTAAAGAG ATTCAATCGAGCATGGTGATGTTGAAGATTCCACTCCATTGTGATGGATGCGCACATAAAATTAAACGAACCATATCAAAGATCAAAG GGGTAGAATCGGTAATACCGGATGCCAGCAAAGATTTGATCATGGTGAAAGGGACAATGGACGTGAAAGAACTTGCACCATActtgaaagaaaaattaaaaagagATGTCGATATTATCCTTCCTAAAAAAGATGAAAAAGGTGATGACAAGAAAAATGACAAAAAGGAGAAAGATGAAGGGGGtgataagaaaataaaagaaaaaagtttaGGTGGTGGCGAGAAGAAAAAAGAAGGGAAGGCggttggtggtgatggtggtggcaaAGATGGTAGTAGAGGCTTAGAGGTGGTCAACAAGCTTGAATATCATGGTCAAAACCCATACACATACACGATACCAACGTATAATCAAAGTTATTACAATCAAGATTATGGGGTTTCAACTTCTTATAACCATGGTCTTATAAACGAGGGTTATGTTAACCATGGTTATAGTAACGAGGGCTATGTTAACCATGGTTATGCCACACAGTATTTAAACGGACCTGCACCACCTCCTTCTATGTACCTTCACGACTCTCGTGTTCCAGATACAGGAATGTTCAGCGATGAAAACCCTAACGCTTGTTCAGTTATGTAA